In a genomic window of Flavobacterium sp. KACC 22761:
- a CDS encoding FeoB-associated Cys-rich membrane protein — MVQEIIAFAILGFAIGFLIKKFFWKSKKKKDCGDGNCGCS; from the coding sequence ATGGTTCAGGAAATTATCGCTTTTGCCATATTAGGATTTGCCATTGGGTTTTTAATCAAAAAATTCTTTTGGAAATCAAAAAAGAAAAAAGACTGTGGTGACGGAAACTGCGGTTGCAGTTGA
- a CDS encoding c-type cytochrome — MKKIIFLIAVLAFASCKKESQESFGKSTESTESVSEGESARAKTPEDLGKEIFEGRGNCTSCHQVGEKVIGPSIQEIAKTYKDKKGDIPTFLKGNAEPIVDPNQFAVMQTNFAITKAMSDEELKAIEAYIYSHLK; from the coding sequence ATGAAAAAAATAATATTCTTAATTGCCGTTTTAGCTTTTGCTTCATGTAAAAAAGAAAGTCAGGAATCATTTGGAAAATCAACAGAAAGCACCGAATCAGTTTCTGAAGGAGAATCGGCGAGAGCCAAAACACCAGAAGATTTAGGAAAAGAAATTTTTGAAGGAAGAGGCAATTGCACTTCTTGCCATCAGGTGGGGGAAAAAGTGATTGGACCAAGTATTCAGGAGATTGCTAAAACTTACAAAGACAAAAAAGGTGACATTCCGACTTTCTTAAAAGGAAATGCAGAACCAATTGTTGACCCGAATCAGTTTGCAGTTATGCAGACTAACTTTGCGATAACAAAAGCAATGTCTGACGAAGAATTGAAAGCAATTGAAGCTTATATTTACAGCCATTTGAAATAA
- the feoB gene encoding ferrous iron transport protein B gives MSVQNINVALIGNPNTGKTSVFNQLTGLNQQVGNYPGITVEKKMGFCKLPHNIKANILDLPGTYSLNASSMDESVVIELLLNKNDKLYPDVAVVVTDVENLKRNLLIYTQIKDLQIPTILVINMSDRMERKGISLDIPLLEEKLKTKIALVSSRKGLGIEELKELIVSYKTIPNEPCLNASVIDEEYFKKLQHAFPNQLLYKLWLVITQDVNFLNLDRNEIRSTFTKSHSELKRLQQKETIKRYQFINDVLKEGLKVDASMANDIRAKLDRVLTHKVWGYAIFFAILFLIFQSIFSWSTIPMDFIDSTFASLSAWTAQELPSGILTDLLSQGIIPGIGGVIIFIPQIAFLFLFISILEESGYMSRVVFLMDKIMRKFGLSGKSVVPLISGTACAIPAIMATRNIENWKERLITILVTPLTTCSARLPVYAIIISLVIPSTRVFGVLNLQGLTLMCLYVLGFGTAILSAYILNKVLKLESKTYFVVEMPSYKMPLLKNVGINVVEKTKAFVVGAGKIILAISVILWFLASYGPGKNFNEAETIVKERFADKTLTEIQFENEVASQKLENSYIGLMGRAIEPAIEPLGYDWKIGIALISSFAAREVFVGTLATIYSVGDTDNESTIKSKMQAEIRPETGQKVFNFATGISLLLFYAFAMQCASTLAITKKETNSWKWPAMQLVFMSSLAYLSALIAYQFLK, from the coding sequence ATGAGTGTTCAAAACATTAATGTTGCCCTTATTGGGAATCCAAATACCGGAAAAACTTCCGTTTTCAATCAGCTTACAGGTTTAAATCAACAGGTTGGAAATTATCCGGGAATTACGGTGGAGAAAAAAATGGGGTTTTGCAAACTTCCCCATAACATTAAAGCCAATATTCTAGATTTGCCAGGAACGTATAGTTTGAATGCAAGTTCAATGGACGAAAGTGTTGTAATCGAACTTTTGCTCAACAAAAACGACAAATTATATCCAGATGTCGCAGTTGTAGTAACCGATGTTGAAAATCTGAAAAGAAATTTACTGATTTACACGCAAATAAAAGATCTTCAAATTCCGACGATTTTAGTCATTAACATGTCGGATCGCATGGAGCGAAAAGGAATCTCGCTCGACATTCCGCTTTTGGAAGAAAAACTAAAAACTAAAATTGCTTTAGTCAGTTCAAGAAAAGGATTAGGAATTGAAGAATTAAAGGAATTAATTGTTTCTTATAAAACAATTCCGAACGAACCTTGTTTAAATGCTTCAGTAATTGACGAAGAATACTTTAAGAAGCTGCAACACGCTTTTCCGAATCAATTATTGTATAAATTATGGCTTGTGATCACGCAAGACGTGAATTTTTTGAATTTGGATCGAAATGAAATCAGAAGCACTTTCACAAAATCACATTCCGAATTAAAACGCTTGCAACAAAAGGAAACGATTAAACGTTACCAATTTATAAATGATGTTTTAAAAGAAGGCTTAAAAGTCGACGCCTCAATGGCGAATGACATCCGTGCAAAACTAGATCGCGTCTTGACGCATAAAGTTTGGGGTTATGCAATTTTCTTTGCCATATTATTTTTGATATTCCAATCTATTTTCAGCTGGTCAACCATTCCGATGGATTTTATCGATAGCACATTTGCTTCGCTAAGCGCCTGGACTGCACAAGAATTGCCAAGCGGCATTTTGACCGATTTGCTTTCGCAGGGAATTATTCCGGGAATTGGTGGCGTTATTATATTTATTCCGCAAATTGCCTTTTTATTTCTCTTTATTTCCATTTTGGAAGAAAGCGGTTATATGAGCCGAGTTGTTTTTTTAATGGATAAAATCATGCGCAAGTTTGGCCTTTCAGGAAAAAGCGTTGTGCCTTTAATTTCGGGAACGGCTTGTGCTATTCCGGCAATTATGGCAACTCGAAATATTGAAAACTGGAAAGAACGCCTTATTACGATCTTGGTAACGCCACTAACGACTTGTTCGGCAAGATTACCCGTTTATGCAATCATTATTTCGCTGGTTATTCCAAGTACACGTGTTTTTGGAGTATTGAATCTTCAAGGATTAACATTGATGTGTCTGTATGTTCTAGGATTTGGAACTGCAATTTTATCAGCTTATATTTTAAACAAAGTTTTAAAATTAGAGTCAAAAACGTATTTCGTGGTTGAAATGCCAAGTTATAAAATGCCACTTTTGAAAAATGTTGGAATCAATGTTGTCGAAAAAACGAAAGCTTTTGTTGTTGGAGCCGGAAAAATCATTTTAGCAATATCTGTTATTTTATGGTTTTTAGCTTCTTACGGCCCAGGAAAAAATTTCAACGAAGCCGAAACAATCGTTAAAGAAAGATTTGCCGACAAAACATTGACAGAAATTCAGTTTGAAAATGAAGTTGCTTCTCAAAAACTTGAAAATTCCTATATCGGATTAATGGGAAGAGCGATCGAACCAGCAATTGAACCTTTAGGATACGATTGGAAAATCGGAATTGCCTTAATCAGTTCGTTTGCCGCGCGCGAAGTTTTTGTTGGAACACTTGCAACCATTTATAGCGTTGGCGATACAGATAATGAATCGACTATAAAAAGCAAAATGCAGGCCGAAATTCGGCCAGAAACCGGACAAAAAGTATTCAACTTTGCAACTGGAATTTCATTATTGCTCTTTTACGCTTTTGCAATGCAATGCGCCAGTACATTAGCAATCACCAAAAAAGAAACCAATTCTTGGAAATGGCCAGCAATGCAACTTGTTTTTATGAGTTCGCTTGCTTATTTATCAGCATTAATTGCTTATCAATTCTTAAAATAA
- a CDS encoding DUF4421 family protein: MDLKLIYIAFFASVFGCFAQNDTLQNPYFKSYNDKITGSIYYLDTSNSFQIASDKEEPKIFLDLIPNRREQIGFNLNYKIIDVTIGFAPKFLGGNTGDSHSKNFNFNTRFYYKKWMQSLTFINQKGFYVSESGINAQLPNMRTTKIGGSTSYIFNDKFSYKTLVNQNEWQTKSSGSFIPTFSFYYTNIDLNTPDSSPGDIYVFTLTPSYFYNFVISDRVLIGAGLGLGAGINDVDGDTSALYQADFNLKLAYNQDRFFAFASLNAVSFDQDEKVDPRLNDNIVTLKISAGYRFDPPKKIKEVYDKANEKIGL, encoded by the coding sequence GTGGATTTAAAATTAATTTATATAGCGTTTTTTGCAAGTGTTTTTGGGTGTTTTGCCCAAAATGATACGCTACAAAATCCGTATTTTAAATCATACAATGATAAAATTACTGGGAGCATTTATTATTTAGATACTTCAAATAGTTTTCAAATTGCTTCAGATAAAGAAGAACCTAAAATCTTTCTCGATCTTATTCCGAATAGAAGAGAGCAAATTGGTTTTAATTTGAATTATAAAATCATTGACGTAACAATTGGTTTTGCTCCGAAATTTCTTGGAGGAAATACTGGCGATTCACATTCCAAAAACTTTAATTTCAATACTCGTTTTTATTATAAAAAATGGATGCAGTCGCTCACTTTCATCAATCAAAAAGGATTTTATGTCAGTGAAAGCGGTATAAATGCCCAACTGCCAAATATGCGTACAACAAAAATTGGTGGCTCGACATCGTATATTTTTAATGATAAATTCTCATACAAAACATTGGTAAACCAAAACGAATGGCAAACTAAAAGTTCTGGCAGTTTCATCCCTACTTTTTCTTTCTATTATACTAATATAGACTTAAATACACCCGATTCATCTCCTGGAGATATTTACGTATTTACTTTAACTCCTTCATATTTTTATAATTTTGTAATAAGTGATCGCGTTTTAATTGGAGCTGGACTTGGTTTGGGCGCCGGGATTAACGATGTTGACGGAGACACCTCAGCATTATATCAAGCCGATTTCAATTTAAAATTGGCTTATAATCAAGATCGTTTCTTTGCTTTTGCCAGTCTCAATGCGGTAAGCTTTGATCAGGATGAAAAAGTAGATCCGCGATTGAATGACAATATTGTCACTTTAAAAATTTCTGCAGGATATCGATTTGATCCTCCAAAAAAGATAAAAGAAGTATATGACAAAGCAAATGAGAAAATAGGTCTTTAA
- a CDS encoding fructose bisphosphate aldolase has translation MEKTNVKTAQLNRMHSGKGFIAALDQSGGSTPKALSQYGVEESNYANEEEMYTLVHEMRTRIIKSPAFDSQYILGAILFENTMDRKIDGQWTADYLWEKKNIVPFLKVDKGLAELSNGVQLMKPISNLDDLLDRAVARNIFGTKMRSVIKEANAKGIQEVVEQQFAVGLQIFKKGLIPIIEPEVDIYSSDKEKSEEILKNEIIKQLNTLAKDVKVMLKLSIPTVTDFYKELMSDSHVVRVVALSGGYSREEANQKLSQNHGLIASFSRALSEGLSAGQSDDDFNNELNNTIKEIYNASIK, from the coding sequence ATGGAAAAGACAAATGTAAAAACGGCACAACTAAATCGTATGCATTCCGGAAAAGGCTTTATCGCCGCGCTTGATCAAAGTGGCGGAAGTACCCCAAAAGCATTATCGCAATATGGCGTTGAAGAAAGCAATTATGCAAATGAAGAAGAAATGTACACACTTGTACATGAAATGAGAACCCGAATTATTAAAAGTCCAGCATTTGACAGTCAATATATTCTTGGGGCAATTCTTTTTGAAAATACAATGGACCGCAAAATCGACGGACAATGGACGGCCGATTATTTGTGGGAAAAGAAAAATATCGTTCCGTTTTTAAAAGTTGACAAAGGACTTGCTGAACTTTCAAACGGTGTTCAATTGATGAAACCGATTTCAAATTTAGATGATTTGCTCGACCGTGCCGTGGCGCGAAATATCTTTGGAACAAAAATGCGTTCGGTGATTAAAGAAGCAAATGCGAAAGGAATTCAGGAAGTTGTTGAACAACAATTTGCAGTTGGTTTGCAAATCTTCAAAAAAGGACTAATTCCGATTATTGAACCAGAAGTTGACATTTATAGTTCAGATAAAGAAAAATCAGAAGAAATTCTGAAAAATGAAATTATAAAACAGCTAAATACGCTTGCCAAAGATGTAAAAGTAATGTTGAAATTATCAATTCCAACGGTCACTGATTTTTATAAAGAACTAATGAGTGACTCTCATGTTGTGCGTGTCGTAGCATTATCCGGTGGTTATTCACGAGAAGAAGCCAATCAAAAACTTTCACAAAACCACGGACTAATCGCGAGTTTCTCAAGAGCATTATCTGAAGGACTTTCAGCCGGACAATCTGACGATGATTTCAATAATGAGCTAAACAACACAATCAAAGAAATTTACAACGCTTCAATTAAATAA
- a CDS encoding alpha/beta hydrolase — protein MKSKVPFLFLLFLIFIQSGISQTKTDVKQESNSTFITSDGVSLFLKVSGKGEVCIFVHGGPGAWSKSFEEFGGNVLEDQLKMCYYDQRGCGRSGSSVDNNYSMDRMIDDIEEIRVHLKTSKIFVIGHSFGGILATKYAEKYTQHVKGLILLNATLDINDSLLNQIAFMGKTLGEDFSVKNKDSILNTFFEAKTKIKKADLDYKILSDNRTTVEKLDSIDNSEKRNSSFAQYALSGPLYFSDFTKETASIKVPTLIISGTKDNNIGPNHYRLFKFPNQEVKIIDGGHILYYEQNKEFKTTIEKFVQKVK, from the coding sequence ATGAAATCAAAAGTTCCTTTTCTGTTTTTGCTATTTCTTATTTTTATTCAAAGCGGAATCAGCCAAACTAAAACTGATGTAAAGCAAGAATCAAATAGCACTTTCATTACTTCAGATGGAGTTTCGTTATTTTTGAAAGTTTCAGGAAAAGGCGAAGTCTGCATTTTTGTACACGGCGGTCCTGGCGCTTGGAGCAAATCATTTGAAGAATTTGGCGGAAATGTTCTAGAAGATCAGCTAAAAATGTGTTATTACGATCAAAGGGGATGCGGTCGATCTGGATCTTCGGTTGACAACAATTACAGCATGGACAGAATGATTGATGATATCGAAGAAATTCGTGTGCATCTTAAAACCTCGAAAATATTTGTAATTGGACATTCGTTTGGAGGAATTCTAGCCACAAAATATGCCGAAAAATATACGCAACATGTAAAAGGCCTAATTCTACTGAATGCCACACTTGATATTAACGATTCGCTTCTGAATCAAATTGCTTTTATGGGCAAAACGCTAGGAGAAGATTTCTCAGTAAAAAACAAAGATTCCATATTAAACACCTTTTTTGAAGCCAAAACAAAAATCAAAAAAGCTGATTTGGATTATAAAATACTCTCTGATAACAGAACCACTGTCGAAAAACTAGACAGCATTGATAACAGCGAAAAAAGAAATTCGTCGTTTGCTCAGTATGCGCTTAGCGGCCCTTTATATTTTAGTGACTTCACCAAAGAAACGGCTTCAATCAAAGTTCCAACACTAATAATCTCCGGAACAAAAGACAATAACATTGGCCCGAATCATTATCGTTTGTTTAAATTTCCAAACCAAGAAGTCAAGATCATTGACGGCGGACATATTTTGTATTATGAACAAAATAAGGAGTTTAAAACCACGATTGAGAAATTCGTTCAGAAAGTCAAATAG
- a CDS encoding FeoA family protein, giving the protein MQNTIHTLKKGEKAIIKDFDIDLVPLKLLEMGCLPGSLVELIQIAPFGDPLYLDINGSHVAIRIETAREIEVELIQNNL; this is encoded by the coding sequence TTGCAAAATACAATTCACACTCTGAAAAAAGGCGAAAAAGCCATTATCAAAGATTTTGATATCGATCTTGTTCCTCTAAAATTATTAGAAATGGGTTGTTTGCCGGGCAGCTTGGTCGAATTAATTCAAATTGCTCCTTTTGGAGATCCTCTGTATCTTGACATTAACGGTTCGCATGTCGCGATTCGCATTGAAACTGCTCGTGAAATTGAAGTTGAACTTATCCAAAACAATTTGTAA
- a CDS encoding HD domain-containing protein codes for MNTSELIHKTITFVKEKLNDAEGGHDWFHIERVYKNALLIAKDTDCNLEIVQLGALLHDIADSKFHNGDETIGPKTARTFLEAENVSEDIIQHVVDIIENISYKGGNFEKKFSSVELDIVQDADRLDAIGAIGVARAFNYGGFKNRALYDPEIAPVTNMTKEEYKKNNAPTINHFYEKLLLLKDKMNTEKGKQIAAERHHFMELFLAQFYAEWEGVK; via the coding sequence ATGAATACCTCTGAATTAATCCATAAAACGATCACTTTTGTAAAAGAAAAACTTAATGATGCCGAAGGCGGTCATGATTGGTTTCATATTGAGCGTGTATATAAAAATGCACTTTTGATTGCAAAAGACACTGATTGTAATCTTGAAATTGTACAATTAGGAGCATTGCTTCATGATATCGCCGATAGCAAATTTCATAATGGAGATGAAACTATTGGTCCAAAAACAGCACGAACGTTTTTAGAGGCTGAAAACGTTTCGGAAGACATTATCCAGCATGTAGTCGATATCATTGAAAATATCTCCTATAAAGGCGGAAATTTCGAAAAGAAATTCTCATCTGTCGAATTGGATATTGTTCAAGATGCAGATCGTTTGGATGCGATTGGTGCAATAGGCGTGGCAAGAGCGTTTAATTATGGCGGTTTTAAAAACAGAGCTTTGTATGATCCAGAAATTGCTCCTGTTACAAACATGACGAAAGAAGAATACAAAAAGAACAATGCACCAACGATAAATCACTTTTATGAGAAGCTTTTGCTTTTGAAAGATAAAATGAATACTGAAAAAGGAAAACAAATCGCTGCTGAAAGACATCATTTCATGGAATTGTTTCTTGCTCAGTTTTATGCTGAATGGGAGGGAGTTAAGTAA
- a CDS encoding SCO family protein: MKSLLYKYRKFFIVLILFSVVTISLFYSALKPQKTLPIYNPADVNPELVDSTIQYKSKYHTIADFAFVNQNGDTITQKNYEGKIYVADFFFTTCGSICPKMTTNLEDVQKAVLNNPKVMLLSHTVFPEVDSIPVLKAYAIKHHVVDSKWNLVTGDKKEIYTMARKSYLAVKLGRPDQLYDMVHTENFVLVDQKRRVRGFYDGTNKEEIKRLLEDIDFLSKE, encoded by the coding sequence ATGAAATCGCTTCTTTATAAATACCGCAAATTCTTTATTGTTTTAATTCTATTTTCGGTTGTCACCATATCGTTATTTTATTCGGCTTTAAAACCTCAAAAAACGCTTCCAATTTACAATCCTGCTGATGTCAATCCAGAACTTGTTGACAGTACGATTCAATACAAAAGCAAATACCACACCATTGCCGATTTTGCGTTTGTAAACCAAAATGGAGACACGATTACGCAAAAAAACTATGAAGGAAAAATTTATGTTGCCGATTTCTTCTTCACAACTTGCGGGTCTATTTGTCCAAAAATGACAACTAATCTGGAAGATGTTCAAAAAGCAGTTTTGAATAATCCGAAAGTAATGTTGCTTTCGCACACCGTTTTTCCTGAAGTTGACAGTATTCCAGTTTTAAAAGCCTATGCCATTAAGCATCATGTTGTGGACAGCAAATGGAATTTGGTAACCGGCGACAAAAAAGAAATTTACACGATGGCAAGAAAATCGTATCTAGCTGTAAAATTAGGCCGTCCAGATCAGCTTTATGATATGGTTCATACCGAGAATTTTGTTTTGGTCGATCAAAAACGACGTGTCCGTGGTTTTTATGACGGAACAAATAAAGAAGAAATCAAACGTCTTTTGGAGGACATCGATTTCTTGTCAAAAGAGTAA
- the hemB gene encoding porphobilinogen synthase: protein MFPLQRNRRLRTNESIRSLVRETSLSPQDFMLPMFVAEGKDVKSAIPSMPGIYRHSLDNTIKEVKEAWNLGIKAVNIYVKVSDNLKDNKGTEAWNKDGLMQQTIRAIKDAVPEMIVMPDVALDPYSIYGHDGIIENGQLINDATVDALTRMSLSHAEAGADFVAPSDMMDGRVLAIRKALEENGHHNVGIMSYSAKYASAFYGPFRDALDSAPVDSQNIPKDKKTYQMDYANRIEGIREALLDVEEGADIVMVKPGMAYLDIVREVKNAVHVPVAVYQVSGEYAMVKAAAEKGWLDHDKIMIEQLYCIKRAGANIISTYFAKEAAVILNK from the coding sequence ATGTTCCCATTACAAAGAAACCGTCGTTTAAGAACCAATGAATCTATTCGTTCTTTAGTTCGTGAAACAAGCTTAAGTCCGCAAGATTTTATGCTTCCAATGTTTGTTGCCGAAGGAAAAGATGTAAAATCTGCCATTCCTTCAATGCCTGGAATTTATCGCCATTCGCTAGATAACACAATCAAAGAAGTAAAAGAAGCTTGGAATTTAGGAATCAAAGCGGTGAATATTTACGTAAAAGTAAGCGACAATCTAAAAGACAATAAAGGAACAGAAGCCTGGAACAAAGACGGTTTGATGCAACAAACAATCCGCGCGATTAAAGATGCTGTACCGGAAATGATTGTAATGCCGGATGTTGCTTTAGATCCGTATTCAATCTACGGTCACGACGGAATCATCGAAAATGGTCAATTAATCAACGACGCCACTGTTGACGCGCTAACCCGAATGAGTTTAAGCCACGCTGAAGCTGGTGCCGATTTTGTTGCGCCAAGCGACATGATGGACGGAAGGGTTTTGGCGATCAGAAAAGCGTTAGAGGAAAATGGTCACCATAACGTGGGGATAATGAGTTACAGTGCCAAATATGCTTCGGCATTTTACGGACCGTTTCGTGATGCGTTGGATTCTGCTCCGGTAGATTCTCAAAATATCCCAAAAGATAAAAAGACCTATCAAATGGATTATGCGAACAGAATTGAAGGAATTCGTGAAGCATTATTAGACGTTGAAGAAGGTGCAGATATCGTAATGGTAAAACCAGGAATGGCTTATTTAGACATTGTTCGTGAGGTAAAAAATGCCGTTCACGTGCCCGTTGCGGTTTATCAAGTATCTGGTGAGTACGCAATGGTAAAGGCCGCAGCAGAAAAAGGGTGGTTGGATCATGACAAAATTATGATAGAGCAACTTTATTGCATTAAGCGTGCAGGAGCCAATATTATCTCAACTTATTTTGCAAAAGAAGCAGCTGTAATTTTAAATAAATAA
- a CDS encoding M13 family metallopeptidase: MIKKLTKPMFCVVSAMFSLTAVQAQSAKPKEPGINIANMDTKVSPGQDFFRYVNGAWLDKTEIPSDRTSWGSFNELRQKTDENSLAILKEASKNPKYKSNTDQGKAIALFNTILDTVGRNKRGVTQLQPYLKKIDAIKNVADLQNYITEMQLSGGSGFFGVYVGADAKNSNKNTVSLSPGTLGLSDKDYYNADDKDSKEKREKYELHVARMMQFIGESPAKAKESAKQILALEVEMSAPRLDRVERRDRRKQYNPTAVADLKKNTPSIQWEKYFAGIGMAKLDTVNVAQPRYMIALEKTFTEKKVEAWKEYLKWSLLNRAASTLTTEIENANFDFYGKTLTGALKQRPREEVALQVINGATGEALGKLYVEKLFPAEAKEKAKDMIANVMLAYENRINALPWMSAETKVKAIEKLKKLTIKIGYPDKWKDYSKLELKDVKEGGTYFDNMKSISKWAYADNLADLSKPVDKTRWGMSPQTVNAYFNPSYNEIVFPAAILQPPFYNYQADAAVNYGGIGAVIGHEISHGFDDSGARYNADGNLVDWWTPEDLKQFTALGGELAAQYSALEPLPGIHVDGKFTLGENIGDLGGTNAAYDGLQLYLKSHGNPGLIDGFTPEQRFFISWATVWRTKARDEAIKSQVKTDPHSPGMYRAVVPIQNLDSFYQAFGIKKGDAMYVEPEKRVKIW; the protein is encoded by the coding sequence ATGATTAAAAAGCTTACTAAACCAATGTTTTGTGTAGTTTCTGCAATGTTTTCATTAACTGCAGTTCAAGCTCAAAGTGCAAAACCAAAAGAACCAGGTATCAATATTGCCAATATGGATACAAAAGTAAGTCCAGGTCAGGACTTTTTTCGTTATGTAAACGGAGCTTGGCTAGACAAAACTGAAATTCCTAGTGATAGAACTTCATGGGGAAGTTTTAACGAATTGCGTCAAAAAACTGACGAGAATTCTCTTGCTATTTTGAAAGAAGCTTCGAAAAACCCGAAGTATAAATCAAATACGGATCAAGGTAAAGCAATTGCTTTGTTCAACACTATCTTAGATACTGTTGGAAGAAACAAAAGAGGCGTTACGCAGCTTCAACCTTATTTGAAGAAAATCGATGCCATTAAAAATGTTGCCGATCTTCAAAATTATATCACTGAAATGCAACTTTCTGGCGGATCAGGTTTCTTTGGAGTTTATGTTGGTGCTGATGCTAAAAACAGTAACAAAAACACTGTGAGTTTAAGTCCAGGTACTTTAGGACTATCTGATAAAGATTACTATAATGCAGATGATAAAGATTCTAAAGAAAAACGTGAAAAATATGAATTACATGTTGCTCGTATGATGCAATTCATCGGAGAGTCTCCTGCTAAAGCAAAAGAAAGTGCAAAACAAATTTTGGCTCTAGAAGTTGAAATGTCTGCGCCAAGATTAGACCGTGTTGAAAGAAGAGACAGAAGAAAACAATACAACCCAACTGCTGTTGCTGATTTGAAAAAGAATACGCCTTCTATTCAATGGGAGAAATATTTCGCAGGAATTGGAATGGCTAAATTAGATACAGTAAATGTGGCACAGCCTCGTTACATGATCGCTCTAGAAAAAACTTTTACGGAAAAGAAAGTAGAAGCTTGGAAAGAGTACTTAAAATGGTCATTATTAAACAGAGCAGCTTCAACTTTGACTACAGAAATTGAAAACGCAAACTTTGATTTTTACGGAAAGACATTAACTGGAGCTTTAAAACAACGTCCGCGTGAAGAAGTTGCTTTGCAAGTAATCAACGGAGCAACTGGAGAAGCTTTAGGAAAATTGTATGTAGAAAAATTATTTCCTGCTGAAGCAAAAGAAAAAGCAAAAGACATGATTGCTAATGTTATGCTTGCTTATGAGAACAGAATCAATGCGTTGCCTTGGATGTCTGCTGAAACTAAAGTTAAGGCTATTGAAAAATTAAAAAAACTAACGATTAAAATTGGATATCCGGACAAATGGAAAGATTATTCAAAATTAGAGCTTAAAGACGTTAAGGAAGGCGGAACATATTTTGATAATATGAAAAGTATTTCAAAATGGGCTTATGCTGACAATCTTGCTGATCTTTCAAAGCCTGTAGATAAAACAAGATGGGGAATGTCTCCACAAACTGTTAATGCTTATTTCAACCCATCTTACAACGAGATTGTTTTCCCAGCTGCAATTTTACAGCCTCCATTTTATAATTACCAAGCTGATGCTGCTGTAAATTACGGTGGAATTGGAGCAGTTATCGGTCACGAGATTTCTCACGGATTTGATGATTCTGGTGCTCGTTACAATGCTGACGGAAACCTAGTTGACTGGTGGACTCCTGAAGATTTAAAACAATTTACTGCTCTTGGTGGAGAACTTGCTGCTCAATATAGTGCTTTAGAGCCATTGCCAGGAATTCACGTTGATGGTAAATTTACTTTAGGTGAAAATATCGGTGACTTAGGTGGAACAAATGCTGCTTATGACGGTTTGCAATTATACTTGAAATCTCATGGAAATCCTGGCTTAATTGACGGATTTACTCCAGAGCAACGTTTCTTTATTTCTTGGGCAACAGTTTGGAGAACAAAAGCTAGAGATGAGGCTATTAAAAGCCAAGTTAAAACGGATCCACACTCTCCAGGAATGTACAGAGCAGTTGTGCCAATCCAAAACTTAGATTCTTTCTACCAAGCTTTTGGAATCAAAAAAGGTGATGCAATGTATGTTGAACCAGAAAAGAGAGTTAAAATCTGGTAA